The following coding sequences are from one Parafrankia discariae window:
- a CDS encoding NADPH-dependent F420 reductase — protein sequence MSGITLIGTGNMARTIGTLAVAGGNTVEVMGRDQSKADDLAKALGGGATTGKWGAVPAGDIVITALLYDGVVPVVAEYGDALAGKVIVDISNPFNATFDGLAHSEETSIAQEVAKVAPASTSVVKAFNTIFRNVLEKGRPNVFIAGDNAQAKAGVAAFIESLGLRPLDVGGLKMAHWLEGVGVVTVGLAGNGVGHWDFALGVNEFTG from the coding sequence GAACATGGCCCGTACCATCGGCACGCTCGCGGTGGCGGGCGGCAACACCGTCGAGGTCATGGGACGCGATCAGTCCAAGGCCGATGACCTGGCCAAGGCTCTGGGCGGCGGCGCGACGACGGGCAAGTGGGGCGCCGTCCCGGCCGGGGACATCGTCATCACGGCCCTGTTGTACGACGGTGTCGTTCCGGTCGTCGCCGAGTACGGAGACGCCCTCGCGGGCAAGGTCATCGTCGACATCAGCAACCCCTTCAACGCCACGTTCGACGGACTGGCCCACAGCGAGGAGACCTCGATCGCGCAGGAAGTCGCCAAGGTGGCCCCGGCCAGCACCAGCGTGGTGAAGGCATTCAACACCATCTTCCGTAATGTCCTGGAGAAGGGCCGGCCCAACGTCTTCATCGCTGGCGACAATGCGCAGGCCAAGGCGGGCGTGGCGGCATTCATCGAGAGCCTCGGGCTGCGCCCTCTGGACGTCGGCGGCCTGAAAATGGCGCACTGGCTGGAAGGAGTGGGCGTGGTCACGGTGGGCCTCGCCGGCAACGGGGTTGGCCACTGGGACTTCGCCCTCGGCGTCAACGAATTTACCGGCTGA
- a CDS encoding ArsR/SmtB family transcription factor: MGADQLSQLFAALTDPTRRNLVARLTEGDATVGELAAPYDMSVQAVSKHLKVLEQAGLVSRAGVNHRSPVHLEAEVFDLMTGWIERYRRRAEQRYRRLDALLAEMNDSPAGEAGPTSGPGQVGARGRAGNTQANGEPASDDPPMRGTA, translated from the coding sequence GTGGGGGCGGATCAGTTGTCCCAGCTCTTCGCGGCGCTGACGGATCCGACCCGGCGGAATCTGGTCGCCCGGCTGACCGAGGGCGACGCGACCGTCGGCGAACTCGCCGCGCCCTACGACATGAGCGTCCAGGCGGTGTCGAAGCATCTGAAGGTGCTGGAGCAGGCCGGCCTGGTCAGCCGGGCCGGGGTGAACCACCGCAGTCCCGTGCACCTCGAGGCCGAGGTGTTCGACCTGATGACGGGCTGGATCGAGCGCTATCGCCGGCGGGCCGAGCAGCGCTATCGCCGGCTCGACGCGCTCCTGGCCGAGATGAACGACAGCCCGGCCGGCGAGGCCGGCCCGACGAGCGGGCCGGGCCAGGTCGGCGCCCGCGGCCGGGCGGGCAACACCCAAGCGAACGGCGAACCGGCGAGCGACGACCCACCGATGAGAGGAACAGCGTGA
- a CDS encoding TIGR03086 family metal-binding protein translates to MAVPAEQPAGQPAGQPAERHRRVAAVFTERVLGTGDWNVPTPVEGWAARDVVRHLCGWFPDFLAASGGPALRRGPSVDEDPVRAWAVHTDAVQRLLDDPAAATLTLRNPHLGELALAAATDMIYTSDVFMHTWDLARATGQDDRLDAGHCALLLDGMEGMEDAIRASGQYGPRVDVPAGSTAQTRLLGFIGRDPSWQPSP, encoded by the coding sequence ATGGCCGTGCCCGCCGAGCAGCCCGCAGGCCAGCCCGCCGGCCAGCCCGCGGAGCGTCACCGGCGCGTCGCCGCCGTGTTCACCGAACGGGTGCTCGGCACCGGCGACTGGAACGTCCCCACCCCGGTCGAGGGCTGGGCGGCGCGGGACGTCGTCCGCCACCTGTGCGGGTGGTTCCCCGATTTCCTGGCGGCGAGCGGCGGGCCGGCACTGCGGCGCGGCCCGTCGGTCGACGAGGACCCGGTGCGGGCGTGGGCGGTACACACCGACGCCGTCCAGCGGCTTCTCGACGATCCGGCCGCCGCCACCCTGACCCTGCGCAACCCGCATCTGGGCGAGCTGGCGCTGGCCGCCGCGACCGACATGATCTACACGTCCGACGTGTTCATGCACACCTGGGACCTCGCCCGGGCCACCGGCCAGGACGACCGTCTCGACGCCGGCCACTGCGCCCTGCTGCTCGACGGGATGGAAGGGATGGAGGACGCGATCCGCGCCTCCGGCCAGTACGGGCCGCGGGTCGACGTCCCCGCCGGCTCCACCGCCCAGACGCGCCTGCTCGGCTTCATCGGCCGCGACCCGTCGTGGCAGCCGTCCCCTTAG
- a CDS encoding tetratricopeptide repeat protein: MATGTSPSASTNLPAEPPGPSIGHVHWRQGRYTLAVDHHQRALALYRALADRNGEADALTNLGLVHHGQGRHHDAAHHHRQALNLYEEFGDRNGQARARNGLGEHLHATGHPEQARDHHAHALTLTLATQDRYEQARSHAGLGRALDDLGDHDTARDHWRSARDIYAELNAPEVHEADKALKDQTERPARTQG, from the coding sequence TTGGCCACTGGGACTTCGCCCTCGGCGTCAACGAATTTACCGGCTGAGCCCCCGGGGCCGAGCATCGGCCATGTCCACTGGCGGCAAGGCCGGTACACGCTGGCTGTCGATCACCACCAGCGGGCCCTCGCTCTCTACCGGGCCCTGGCCGACCGCAACGGCGAGGCGGACGCCCTGACCAACCTCGGCCTCGTCCACCACGGGCAGGGCAGACACCACGACGCCGCGCATCATCATCGGCAAGCCCTCAACCTCTACGAGGAGTTCGGCGACCGCAACGGCCAGGCCCGTGCACGCAACGGACTGGGGGAACACCTCCACGCCACCGGCCATCCCGAGCAGGCCCGTGACCACCACGCGCACGCGCTCACCCTGACGCTCGCCACCCAGGACAGGTACGAGCAGGCCCGTTCCCACGCCGGCCTCGGCCGCGCCCTCGACGATCTCGGCGACCACGACACCGCCCGCGATCACTGGCGGTCGGCCCGTGACATCTACGCCGAACTCAACGCCCCCGAAGTCCACGAGGCCGACAAGGCACTGAAAGACCAGACCGAGCGGCCTGCGCGCACCCAGGGCTGA
- a CDS encoding SRPBCC domain-containing protein — MTRNDSTATIETTRIEPDPEVPLIRLTRDFAATPEQLFRAHTDPALFARWVGPDGMDTTIEHWDATNGGSWRYVARRDGVDFRFRGCFHEVRPDRIVQTFTFEGEPDSVALETLRFEDLGDGRTRLHAQSLVDSFEGRDAWLRGGMQTGVDQGYAKLVALLSSGAA, encoded by the coding sequence ATGACCAGGAACGACAGCACCGCCACCATCGAGACGACCCGCATCGAGCCCGACCCGGAGGTGCCGCTGATCCGGCTCACCCGGGACTTCGCCGCCACCCCGGAGCAGCTCTTCCGCGCGCACACCGATCCCGCCCTGTTCGCCCGCTGGGTCGGGCCGGACGGGATGGACACGACGATCGAGCACTGGGACGCCACCAACGGCGGCAGCTGGCGTTACGTCGCCCGCCGGGACGGTGTCGACTTCCGGTTCCGCGGCTGCTTCCACGAGGTCCGCCCGGACCGGATCGTGCAGACGTTCACCTTCGAGGGGGAGCCGGACAGCGTGGCGCTGGAGACGCTGCGGTTCGAGGATCTCGGCGACGGCCGCACCCGGCTGCACGCCCAGTCGCTGGTCGACAGCTTCGAGGGCCGGGACGCCTGGCTGCGCGGCGGCATGCAGACCGGCGTCGACCAGGGCTACGCGAAGCTCGTCGCCCTGCTCTCCTCGGGCGCCGCGTGA